A region of Saimiri boliviensis isolate mSaiBol1 chromosome 8, mSaiBol1.pri, whole genome shotgun sequence DNA encodes the following proteins:
- the LOC101049567 gene encoding glucosamine 6-phosphate N-acetyltransferase-like: MKPDETPMFDPSLLKEVDWSQNTATFSPAISPTHPGEGLVLRPLCTADLNRGFFKVLGQLTETGVVSPEQFMKSFEHMKKSGDYYVTVVEDVTLGLIVATATLIIEHKFIHSCAKRGRVEDVVSDECRGKQLGKLLLSTLTLLSKKLNCYKITLECLPQNVGFYKKFGYTVSEENYMCRRFLK; encoded by the exons ATGAAACCTGATGAAACTCCAATGTTTGACCCAAGTCTACTCAAAGAAGTGGACTGGAGTCAGAATACAGCTACATTTTCTCCAGCCATTTCCCCAACACATCCTGGAGAAGGCTTGGTTTTGAGGCCTCTTTGTACTGCTGATTTAAATAGAG GTTTCTTTAAGGTATTGGGTCAGCTAACAGAGACTGGAGTTGTCAGCCCTGAACAATTTATGAAATCTTTTGAGCATATGAAGAAATCTGGGGATTATTATGTTACAGTTGTAGAAGATGTGACTCTAGGACTGATTGTTGCTACAGCAACTCTGATAATAGAACATAAATTCATCCATTCCTGTGCTAAGAGAGGAAGAGTAGAAGATGTCGTTAGTGATGAATGCAGAGGAAAGCAGCTTGGCAAATTGTTATTATCAACCCTTACTTTGCTCAGCAAGAAACTGAACTGTTACAAGATTACCCTTGAATGTCTACCACAAAATGTTGGTTTCTATAAAAAGTTTGGATATACTGTATCTGAAGAAAACTACATGTGTCGGAGGTTTCTCAAGTAA